One genomic segment of Candidatus Paceibacterota bacterium includes these proteins:
- a CDS encoding aromatic amino acid transport family protein, with translation MLKFIYGVSVISGTIIGIGLFALPYIAMKAGFFVVLGYFFILFPVAVIVHYFFAELALNTPDFKRLPGFVKIYLGKKTEKFSQIVIIFALSGTLLAYIILGGEFLYQLFSPVFSGSSFFYTTLYFLIGSLVIFFGIKAIAKVEFFGLILFFLILLFVFIKGFPYWEIENLLVKTGGAKDFFLPYGVILFSLWGAVIIPEVEETLGEEKEKLRKIVPVAVLIPALVSIIFILVIFGITGSFTSESALAGLRSIFGNGAVSATLFLGILTTFTSFIVLGLTLKKVLWYDMGLPKNLSWAIACFSPYFLYIIGLKNFIAVIGAVGAIMWAMEAILINLMYRKFSIQSPEKIRYPKLKSLVFPIIVFFLLGIFFEIYYFFNQA, from the coding sequence ATGTTAAAGTTTATTTATGGTGTTTCGGTCATATCGGGGACGATAATAGGAATAGGCCTTTTTGCTCTTCCGTATATCGCTATGAAGGCGGGTTTTTTCGTAGTTTTAGGGTATTTTTTTATTCTTTTTCCCGTTGCTGTCATAGTTCATTATTTTTTTGCTGAACTTGCGCTAAATACTCCGGATTTCAAACGTTTACCGGGTTTTGTAAAAATATATCTTGGCAAAAAAACGGAAAAATTCTCTCAAATTGTCATTATTTTCGCTCTTTCCGGAACTCTTCTTGCTTATATTATTTTAGGAGGAGAATTTCTCTACCAACTTTTTTCTCCTGTTTTTTCAGGAAGTTCTTTTTTTTATACCACTCTTTATTTTCTTATTGGATCACTGGTTATTTTTTTTGGGATAAAAGCAATTGCCAAGGTTGAATTTTTCGGGCTTATTCTTTTCTTTCTCATACTCCTTTTTGTTTTTATAAAGGGATTTCCTTATTGGGAAATAGAAAATTTGCTTGTCAAAACAGGAGGAGCTAAGGATTTTTTTCTTCCTTACGGAGTTATTCTTTTTTCATTGTGGGGAGCTGTTATAATACCCGAAGTAGAAGAAACGCTTGGAGAAGAAAAAGAAAAATTAAGGAAAATAGTTCCTGTTGCGGTTCTTATTCCGGCTCTTGTTTCAATAATTTTCATTCTTGTAATATTTGGAATTACAGGAAGTTTTACCAGTGAATCAGCTCTTGCCGGATTAAGAAGTATTTTTGGAAACGGAGCGGTTTCCGCCACTTTGTTTTTAGGGATTCTTACTACTTTTACTTCTTTTATTGTTCTGGGGCTGACTTTAAAGAAAGTTCTTTGGTATGATATGGGCCTTCCAAAAAATCTTTCTTGGGCTATTGCTTGTTTTTCCCCTTACTTTCTTTACATTATTGGACTTAAAAACTTTATTGCCGTTATTGGAGCTGTCGGGGCGATAATGTGGGCGATGGAGGCCATTTTAATTAATTTAATGTATAGAAAGTTTTCCATTCAAAGCCCGGAGAAGATAAGATATCCAAAATTGAAATCTCTGGTTTTTCCGATTATTGTTTTTTTTCTTCTGGGAATTTTTTTTGAAATATATTATTTTTTTAACCAGGCATGA
- a CDS encoding penicillin-binding protein 2, with protein MNRKKTKIILFIFGLVGIFVAGNLARFQVLKYEYYRAMAQGQQKKFQSFLGERGEIFFKGGEIIATNADTKKLILLPEEVEDKKNVSLKLSSILEIEEDQIFEKIENAFSPVSVKNGLTNQEIEEIEKTDISGIYTIEERKRFYPQRTMASQVVGFLGGENKGQYGLEGHYEEFLKGEEILKENNFLSTEQASLKGGSLILSLDYNIQFMAMNFLNKAKEELDIEGGTIIVTNPKTGAIMAMADFPTFDLNEYSKVKDSSVYRNSAVQDFFEPGSVFKPITMAGAIDQNKITPETQYLDTGEVWIGGRVLKNYGNKSFGKVTMTEVLEKSINTGAVFAGDAMGKDLFLKYLEDFGFFQRTGIDLQGEALFENAEFKKGYDVNYATASYGQGINITPIQLVRAFSSFANEGKITNPYIVEKTIKNGKVETVKTSAEKQVISAETASKVTTMLVNVIEKGFGKSARIPGYYLAGKTGTSQIPWPALDIDKRGYSEKTWQSFIGFAPAFNPQFLIFIKLDNPKAKTAEYSAMPIFRDLAEYIIGYMQIPPDYEI; from the coding sequence ATGAACCGGAAAAAAACGAAAATAATACTTTTTATTTTTGGCCTTGTAGGCATATTTGTAGCGGGCAATCTTGCCCGTTTTCAAGTTTTAAAATACGAATATTACAGAGCAATGGCCCAAGGACAGCAAAAAAAGTTCCAATCCTTTCTTGGAGAAAGGGGCGAGATTTTTTTCAAAGGAGGAGAAATTATTGCGACCAATGCCGATACAAAAAAACTTATCTTACTTCCGGAAGAAGTTGAAGATAAAAAAAATGTTTCTTTAAAGTTGTCCAGTATTTTAGAAATAGAAGAAGATCAAATTTTTGAAAAAATTGAAAATGCTTTTTCTCCGGTAAGCGTTAAAAACGGATTGACAAATCAGGAGATTGAAGAAATTGAAAAAACAGATATTAGCGGTATTTATACAATAGAAGAAAGAAAGAGATTTTACCCCCAAAGAACAATGGCTTCTCAGGTAGTCGGATTTCTTGGAGGAGAAAATAAAGGGCAATACGGTCTGGAAGGACATTATGAAGAATTTTTAAAAGGAGAAGAGATATTAAAAGAAAACAATTTTCTTAGCACTGAGCAAGCGTCTCTAAAGGGAGGGAGTTTAATTCTTTCTCTTGATTATAATATTCAGTTTATGGCCATGAATTTTTTAAACAAGGCCAAGGAAGAGCTTGATATTGAAGGAGGAACCATTATTGTTACAAATCCAAAAACGGGAGCAATTATGGCAATGGCAGATTTTCCCACATTTGACTTAAATGAATATTCAAAAGTTAAGGATTCATCCGTTTATAGAAATTCTGCTGTTCAGGATTTTTTTGAGCCGGGTTCCGTTTTTAAGCCCATTACAATGGCTGGAGCGATTGACCAGAATAAAATAACTCCTGAAACACAGTATTTGGATACAGGGGAAGTATGGATTGGAGGAAGAGTTTTAAAAAATTATGGCAATAAATCTTTTGGGAAAGTGACAATGACAGAGGTTTTAGAAAAATCGATAAATACGGGAGCCGTCTTTGCCGGAGATGCTATGGGAAAAGACCTTTTCCTTAAATATTTGGAAGATTTTGGCTTTTTTCAAAGAACAGGAATAGACCTTCAGGGAGAAGCGCTTTTTGAAAACGCGGAATTTAAAAAAGGATATGATGTCAATTATGCTACTGCTTCTTACGGGCAGGGAATAAACATAACGCCTATTCAGCTTGTCAGGGCATTTTCTTCTTTTGCGAACGAAGGGAAAATAACAAATCCGTATATTGTAGAAAAGACAATAAAAAATGGCAAAGTTGAGACGGTTAAAACTTCAGCAGAAAAACAGGTCATTTCCGCTGAAACGGCTTCTAAGGTTACGACAATGTTAGTGAATGTAATTGAAAAAGGTTTTGGCAAAAGCGCTAGAATTCCCGGCTATTATCTTGCCGGAAAAACAGGAACCTCGCAAATTCCATGGCCGGCTTTGGATATTGATAAAAGAGGGTATTCGGAAAAGACATGGCAGAGTTTTATCGGCTTTGCGCCGGCATTCAATCCTCAATTTTTAATATTTATTAAGCTTGACAATCCAAAGGCAAAAACTGCCGAATATTCGGCAATGCCCATATTTAGGGATCTTGCAGAATATATAATTGGATATATGCAAATACCTCCCGACTACGAAATATGA